One region of Deinococcus koreensis genomic DNA includes:
- a CDS encoding DUF4037 domain-containing protein, with translation MTTDDLPQALAHEYAAIEQVVAVVQGGSRTTGTQDARSDIDLYVYSREPVPLPARRAIARQYARRWEVGNTFTEEGDVLIERTTGTEIDVMFRPIASFEAHLHYLFDHHEARMGNSTTVWRNIRTSRILSDPEGWFARLQGQAARDYPDDLARAIIALNIPLLSGSIFSFSSQVILGVHRRDIVIVNGVLARLLDSYFDVLYALNRTHHPGNKRLLTLAAGLPLVPAGFVEGVERLLSFTLATLDEVPRHLDAVIEPLLQLIKAQGQLPEPWGEGQLE, from the coding sequence ATGACTACCGACGATCTGCCTCAGGCCCTCGCCCATGAGTACGCCGCCATCGAGCAGGTAGTTGCGGTCGTCCAGGGCGGTTCGCGCACTACAGGCACGCAGGACGCGCGGTCGGACATCGACTTGTACGTGTACAGCCGCGAGCCCGTCCCTCTCCCAGCCCGGCGGGCAATCGCCCGGCAGTACGCCCGGCGGTGGGAAGTGGGGAACACCTTCACCGAGGAGGGTGACGTGCTGATCGAGCGGACGACGGGAACGGAGATTGACGTCATGTTCCGGCCGATCGCCTCCTTCGAGGCCCACCTTCACTACCTGTTCGACCACCATGAGGCGCGGATGGGCAACTCGACCACTGTGTGGCGCAACATTCGGACGTCCCGCATCCTGTCCGACCCCGAGGGCTGGTTCGCTCGCTTGCAAGGGCAGGCCGCCCGTGACTACCCGGACGACCTCGCCCGCGCCATCATCGCGCTGAACATACCCCTGCTGTCGGGCAGCATCTTCAGCTTCTCCTCGCAGGTGATCCTCGGGGTGCACCGCCGCGACATCGTGATCGTGAACGGAGTTCTGGCCAGGCTGCTGGACAGCTATTTCGACGTGCTTTACGCCCTGAATCGGACTCACCACCCCGGCAACAAGCGCCTGCTGACCCTGGCCGCCGGGCTGCCGCTGGTGCCGGCGGGTTTTGTAGAGGGCGTTGAACGCCTCCTATCGTTTACCCTGGCCACGCTGGACGAGGTGCCACGGCATCTCGACGCGGTGATTGAGCCACTGCTGCAACTAATAAAAGCCCAGGGGCAACTACCCGAACCGTGGGGCGAGGGCCAGCTGGAGTGA